A region of Anaerolineales bacterium DNA encodes the following proteins:
- the proB gene encoding glutamate 5-kinase: MTTNPTSVPPARFVIKIGTSTLTAGTSRLSAPTLVDLARQISNLRAAGNEVVLVTSGAVATGREALSFPQLPKDIPVKQMLAAVGQPRLMALYERLFGLYGITVAQVLLTRSDLDNRRSYLNARNTLSALLSHQLLPIVNENDTVATEEIRLGDNDNLSALVATLVDADTLILLTDQPGVFTADPRHDPAAQLISDVLTDEIPPSLWEAASGTSSGGGTGGMVTKLQAANLARRSGTTVIIARGSDPDVLTRLAAGEHVGTHFRALDSTIDSRRRFLLAVGAAGSLAVDEGAAQALRRGGSLLPVGVAAVEGTFERGDTVRILDSSGREIARGIVNYRAGDLTRLLRRHSDDIEGLLGYDYGDEAIHHNDLVLL, from the coding sequence GTGACGACGAACCCAACCTCTGTGCCTCCAGCTCGCTTCGTCATCAAGATCGGCACGTCGACCCTGACGGCGGGGACCAGCCGGCTGTCTGCCCCCACCCTGGTCGATCTCGCCCGCCAGATCTCGAATCTGCGAGCCGCCGGCAACGAAGTCGTGTTGGTGACCTCGGGGGCGGTTGCCACCGGCCGGGAGGCGCTGAGCTTCCCGCAGCTGCCGAAGGACATCCCCGTCAAGCAGATGCTCGCCGCCGTCGGCCAGCCCCGCCTGATGGCGCTGTATGAGCGGCTGTTTGGATTGTATGGCATCACCGTAGCCCAGGTGCTGCTGACGCGCTCTGATCTCGACAACCGGCGCAGCTACCTGAACGCCCGCAACACACTTTCGGCGCTGCTGAGCCATCAACTGCTGCCGATTGTCAACGAGAATGACACGGTGGCGACGGAAGAAATCCGACTTGGCGACAATGACAACCTGTCGGCGCTGGTGGCGACCCTGGTGGATGCCGATACGCTGATTCTGTTGACCGATCAACCGGGGGTGTTTACCGCCGATCCACGCCACGACCCGGCTGCACAACTCATCAGTGACGTGCTGACCGATGAGATACCGCCTTCGCTGTGGGAGGCGGCCAGCGGGACGTCGTCGGGTGGGGGGACCGGCGGCATGGTCACCAAGCTGCAAGCCGCCAATCTGGCCCGCCGCTCGGGGACGACGGTGATCATCGCTCGTGGGAGTGACCCGGACGTTCTGACACGGCTTGCCGCCGGTGAACATGTCGGAACCCACTTTCGGGCGCTGGACTCGACCATCGACAGCCGCCGACGCTTCCTCCTGGCGGTAGGCGCGGCTGGCAGCCTCGCCGTGGACGAGGGCGCCGCCCAGGCTCTGCGCCGGGGAGGCAGCCTGCTCCCTGTCGGGGTCGCCGCCGTCGAGGGGACCTTCGAGCGAGGGGACACCGTCCGCATTCTCGACTCCTCCGGCCGGGAGATCGCACGCGGCATCGTCAACTACCGGGCCGGCGACCTCACCCGACTGCTGCGGCGGCATTCGGACGACATCGAGGGCCTACTGGGCTACGACTACGGTGACGAAGCCATCCATCACAACGACCTGGTCCTGTTGTGA
- a CDS encoding sugar kinase, giving the protein MPDVITFGEAMLRLAPPDFERLEQASNLKVSVGGSELTVAAGVARLGLNTGWVSRLPDNALGRMAQNKAREFGVDTRHVVWTKGDRMGIYFVEYGASPRASGVLYDRSHSAISHIRPDEVDWGEVFEGARWFHTSGITPALSEDSAAVTMLALRAAKSAGLTVSYDLNYRAKLWSTDKARAVQEPFMELVDVLITTEEDTQKVFGIEGAGYKEGAKELAERFGFKVVTVTLRGTPSVWRNTWSAFAYAEGRYVEDVSYEIEIVDRLGGGDNYSAGFIYGYITEGVDKAVRLGNAFSALKQTSWSDFNWTTRDEAEKLLQAPMMASLRIAR; this is encoded by the coding sequence ATGCCAGACGTCATAACCTTCGGCGAAGCGATGCTTCGCCTGGCGCCTCCGGATTTCGAGCGCCTGGAACAGGCATCGAACCTCAAAGTGAGCGTTGGCGGATCCGAACTCACCGTGGCCGCCGGCGTTGCGCGATTGGGCCTCAATACGGGCTGGGTCAGCCGGCTGCCCGACAACGCGTTGGGCAGGATGGCGCAGAACAAGGCCAGGGAGTTCGGGGTCGACACGCGCCATGTGGTTTGGACCAAGGGGGACCGGATGGGGATCTACTTCGTCGAATATGGAGCCTCACCTCGAGCCAGTGGGGTGTTGTACGACCGGAGCCATTCCGCAATCAGCCACATTCGGCCAGACGAGGTCGACTGGGGCGAGGTGTTCGAAGGCGCCCGCTGGTTTCACACCAGTGGCATCACACCCGCCCTGAGCGAAGACTCCGCCGCCGTGACCATGCTCGCACTGCGCGCCGCCAAGAGCGCCGGCCTGACGGTAAGCTACGATCTCAACTACCGCGCCAAACTCTGGTCCACCGACAAGGCGCGGGCGGTTCAAGAGCCCTTCATGGAACTCGTGGATGTTCTCATCACGACCGAAGAGGATACGCAGAAGGTGTTCGGCATCGAGGGCGCCGGCTACAAGGAAGGCGCCAAGGAACTTGCGGAACGCTTCGGCTTCAAGGTCGTCACGGTCACCCTGCGTGGGACGCCCTCGGTATGGCGCAACACGTGGAGCGCCTTCGCCTACGCCGAGGGCCGGTACGTCGAGGATGTATCGTACGAGATCGAGATCGTGGACCGGCTGGGCGGGGGGGACAACTACTCGGCCGGTTTCATCTACGGATACATCACCGAGGGAGTCGACAAGGCAGTTCGCCTTGGAAATGCATTCTCCGCACTTAAGCAGACCTCGTGGAGCGACTTCAATTGGACGACGCGAGACGAGGCCGAGAAGCTGCTCCAGGCTCCGATGATGGCAAGCCTGAGGATCGCTCGCTGA
- a CDS encoding sugar ABC transporter substrate-binding protein: MSLHRSRKLIAPLGLIAVLILVVTSCAAPAAAPTTAPAAEAPTAAPAAPQAPAEQPPAAAAPDYSAYEPPYGAVKPVALNAGSQALCQNLAYTGGTPSVAYMPPATEFNYYMAIGEGVKTEAASLGAETFMLAPQSGADIAGQMGMIQDVLTRGVDAIILSTHDEAAAAPLVERAVEQGVAVIIVNSDIPNFPAPVHGVVGYSQRRGTYKMGMYVAGMFGGEAKVGVLEGQPGYHSTERIGGYLDALSQFPGMEIVASLPTGWNVETGNTAMTDLITAHPEIEVVVTANDYISIGASKAAESLNRQDIGNFGNDGDTTGLEMIDAGQITGTVNTTPFVMGEVVMRVAWDCLHGTYPGGWVETPVTIVDKTNAVGFLCHPETLYPKPSKEYACP, translated from the coding sequence ATGTCTCTCCATCGATCTCGAAAGCTGATCGCGCCCCTGGGCCTGATCGCGGTTCTCATACTCGTCGTGACGAGCTGCGCTGCACCGGCGGCTGCCCCGACGACTGCGCCGGCAGCGGAAGCACCAACCGCTGCGCCGGCCGCTCCTCAGGCACCGGCAGAGCAGCCGCCGGCGGCGGCTGCGCCGGACTATTCCGCCTATGAGCCGCCTTACGGGGCTGTGAAGCCTGTCGCGCTCAACGCCGGCTCACAGGCCCTGTGTCAGAACCTGGCCTACACGGGCGGTACGCCGAGCGTCGCCTACATGCCGCCGGCGACTGAGTTCAACTACTACATGGCCATCGGTGAAGGTGTCAAGACTGAAGCGGCCAGTTTGGGCGCTGAGACCTTCATGCTGGCGCCGCAGAGCGGGGCGGACATCGCCGGTCAGATGGGCATGATCCAGGATGTCCTCACTCGCGGGGTGGATGCGATTATCCTGTCCACCCACGATGAGGCCGCCGCCGCTCCCCTGGTCGAGCGGGCCGTGGAACAGGGCGTCGCCGTGATCATCGTCAACTCCGACATCCCGAACTTCCCGGCTCCGGTCCATGGCGTGGTGGGATACAGCCAGCGCCGGGGAACCTACAAGATGGGAATGTACGTCGCCGGGATGTTCGGTGGTGAGGCGAAGGTTGGCGTGCTCGAAGGCCAGCCGGGCTATCACTCCACCGAGCGCATCGGCGGCTACCTCGACGCTCTTTCTCAGTTCCCGGGGATGGAGATCGTCGCCAGCCTGCCCACGGGCTGGAACGTCGAGACCGGGAACACGGCCATGACGGACCTGATCACGGCCCATCCCGAGATCGAGGTCGTGGTAACGGCCAATGACTACATCTCGATCGGCGCCTCCAAGGCCGCCGAATCACTCAACCGTCAGGACATCGGCAACTTCGGCAACGACGGTGATACGACCGGCTTGGAAATGATCGACGCCGGCCAAATAACGGGCACCGTCAACACCACTCCGTTCGTCATGGGCGAAGTGGTCATGCGGGTTGCCTGGGACTGCCTGCACGGGACGTACCCGGGCGGCTGGGTCGAAACGCCGGTGACGATCGTCGACAAGACGAACGCCGTCGGCTTCCTGTGCCACCCTGAGACTCTCTATCCCAAGCCGTCCAAGGAGTACGCCTGCCCATGA
- a CDS encoding glutamate-5-semialdehyde dehydrogenase: MLTDFGIRARQAARALATQPRERKDRGLNLLAEALMANEAAILAANRVDVETALRAGLSPALVDRLTLDPARVEGIAADVQGVAALPDPVGETFESAILANGLRVHKRRVPLGVLGVIYESRPNVTIDVTALALKTGNAVILRGGSETVRSNRALVEVVHQALGSAGLPVDAVQFIDDPDRARVTELLHLDAYVDLIIPRGGNALHEFCRHNSSIPVITGGIGICHLFVDETADIQAACRVIHNAKTQRPTVCNALDTVLVHRARAAEFLPALVHMLSADGVSFRADPSVLPYLATIPGPQDDAAVDHHPPLPESVRLAGPQDFDTEWLSLVLGLKVVDSVAEAMEHIRLHSTGHSDGILTADKENARRFVEEIDSAAVYVNASTRFTDGSQLGLGAEVAISTQRLHARGPMGLRELTTYKWVIVGDYHVRG, from the coding sequence ATGCTGACGGATTTCGGAATACGTGCTCGACAGGCCGCCCGTGCGCTTGCAACGCAGCCGAGAGAGAGGAAGGACCGCGGCCTGAACCTGCTGGCCGAGGCGCTGATGGCGAACGAGGCAGCCATCCTGGCGGCGAACCGGGTCGATGTCGAGACTGCGCTGCGGGCCGGCTTGAGTCCTGCCCTGGTGGATCGTCTGACGCTGGACCCGGCGCGCGTGGAGGGGATCGCCGCCGACGTTCAGGGCGTGGCCGCACTCCCCGATCCGGTCGGTGAAACATTTGAATCCGCAATACTCGCCAACGGGCTTCGAGTGCATAAGCGGCGGGTCCCGCTGGGGGTGCTGGGGGTGATCTACGAATCGCGCCCCAATGTCACCATCGACGTCACCGCACTGGCGCTCAAGACCGGCAACGCCGTGATCCTGCGCGGCGGGAGCGAAACGGTGCGCTCCAACCGGGCGCTGGTGGAGGTTGTGCACCAGGCGCTGGGTTCCGCCGGTCTCCCGGTCGATGCGGTGCAGTTTATCGATGATCCAGACCGGGCCCGGGTGACCGAACTGCTCCATCTTGACGCCTACGTCGATCTGATCATCCCGCGCGGCGGCAACGCCCTGCATGAGTTCTGCCGCCACAACAGCTCGATCCCCGTGATCACCGGCGGCATCGGGATCTGTCATCTGTTCGTGGACGAGACGGCCGACATCCAAGCGGCCTGCCGCGTAATTCACAACGCCAAGACTCAGCGACCGACGGTCTGCAACGCCCTGGACACGGTGCTGGTGCACCGCGCCCGGGCCGCCGAATTCCTCCCGGCGCTGGTCCACATGCTCTCCGCCGATGGCGTCAGTTTCCGGGCCGATCCGAGCGTCCTGCCGTATCTTGCCACGATCCCAGGCCCACAGGATGACGCGGCGGTGGACCACCATCCCCCGCTCCCTGAGTCGGTACGTCTCGCTGGCCCGCAGGATTTCGACACAGAATGGCTGTCCCTGGTGCTGGGGCTGAAGGTCGTCGATAGCGTGGCGGAGGCGATGGAGCACATCCGGCTGCACAGCACAGGCCACTCGGACGGCATTCTCACGGCGGACAAGGAGAACGCGCGGCGGTTTGTGGAAGAGATCGACTCTGCCGCCGTGTATGTCAACGCCAGCACACGCTTCACCGATGGCAGCCAGCTCGGCCTGGGAGCCGAAGTGGCGATCTCCACGCAGCGGCTGCACGCACGCGGCCCGATGGGACTGCGGGAGCTGACGACGTACAAGTGGGTCATCGTCGGGGACTACCACGTCCGAGGCTGA
- a CDS encoding bifunctional 4-hydroxy-2-oxoglutarate aldolase/2-dehydro-3-deoxy-phosphogluconate aldolase, which translates to MSKDDHIRVIEQGGVVAIVRFDRSEELIQVARAVRAGGIRAIEFTMTTPNALQIIEQSVREFGEDVLLGAGTVLDAETARAAILAGAEFIVAPTLNPAVIEVCRRYSKVVIPGAFTPTEILTAWECGADFVKVFPAEFGGAAYFKAVLAPLPQVKLIPVGGVSLETTGDFIKAGAAAVAVGSNLVKKSAIAAKRFDELTDLARGFVDAVRQARGEPS; encoded by the coding sequence ATGAGCAAGGACGATCATATTCGTGTAATCGAGCAAGGTGGCGTGGTCGCGATTGTGCGCTTCGATCGGTCGGAGGAACTGATCCAGGTGGCCCGCGCTGTGCGGGCGGGCGGCATACGTGCGATCGAGTTCACCATGACGACGCCCAACGCACTTCAAATCATCGAACAATCCGTGCGTGAATTCGGAGAGGACGTCTTGCTTGGCGCGGGGACGGTCCTCGACGCCGAGACCGCCCGGGCGGCCATTCTGGCCGGGGCGGAGTTTATCGTCGCCCCGACGCTCAACCCGGCGGTGATTGAAGTGTGCCGCCGCTACAGCAAGGTTGTCATCCCCGGCGCCTTCACACCGACGGAGATCCTGACAGCCTGGGAGTGTGGGGCGGACTTCGTCAAGGTCTTCCCAGCAGAGTTTGGGGGCGCGGCCTACTTCAAGGCTGTCCTGGCACCACTGCCTCAGGTGAAGCTGATCCCGGTCGGAGGGGTCTCGCTGGAGACGACCGGCGACTTCATCAAGGCCGGAGCGGCGGCTGTCGCCGTCGGAAGTAACCTGGTCAAGAAGAGCGCCATCGCCGCAAAGCGATTCGACGAGCTGACCGACCTGGCCCGCGGTTTTGTGGACGCCGTCCGCCAGGCGAGAGGGGAGCCCAGCTAG
- a CDS encoding IclR family transcriptional regulator: MRTFLPHDGELSAAELSKETGLDPSTVFRLMVTLEAQGFVEVNHATAKYRPGVVLLELGSRFIKNNDIRYRSIGHLERLRNAFGETVHLTILDGNEVVYLEKLAGLHPIGFMSSRVGDRNPAHCTGVGKALLAYLSDEQIAQRYPDRRLKRYTDQTITDLEALRAELGRVRSRGYAIDLEEHEVGVKCVAAPTFDHKEIAAAVSVSGPVDRMDDHIAHDDLINTLMEVAAQISEQMGWGRGVDQLQEARSPAKGKGTGATMAKGIAGRVRRGA; encoded by the coding sequence TTGCGCACCTTCCTGCCCCACGATGGCGAGCTTTCGGCTGCCGAACTCAGCAAAGAGACCGGCCTCGATCCGAGCACGGTCTTCCGCTTGATGGTGACGCTCGAGGCCCAAGGCTTCGTAGAAGTCAACCATGCCACGGCGAAATATCGCCCGGGGGTGGTTCTGCTGGAGCTCGGTTCGCGATTCATCAAGAACAACGATATCCGTTACCGATCCATCGGACACCTGGAGCGCCTTCGAAACGCGTTCGGTGAGACGGTTCATCTGACGATCCTCGATGGCAACGAGGTCGTCTACCTCGAGAAACTCGCCGGGCTACATCCCATCGGCTTCATGTCCTCCCGCGTCGGCGACCGGAACCCGGCCCATTGCACAGGGGTGGGCAAAGCCTTGCTGGCCTACCTCTCGGACGAACAGATCGCACAGCGCTATCCAGACAGAAGGCTCAAGCGCTACACGGACCAGACGATTACGGATCTCGAAGCGCTGCGGGCCGAACTCGGGCGCGTTCGGAGCCGGGGGTATGCCATCGACCTGGAGGAACACGAGGTGGGCGTCAAGTGCGTCGCCGCCCCAACCTTCGATCACAAGGAGATCGCGGCCGCTGTCAGTGTTTCCGGGCCTGTCGATCGGATGGATGATCACATCGCGCACGACGACTTGATCAACACGCTCATGGAAGTTGCGGCCCAGATATCGGAACAGATGGGCTGGGGTCGTGGCGTTGATCAGTTGCAGGAGGCAAGGAGCCCTGCGAAGGGCAAAGGAACAGGCGCCACAATGGCGAAGGGCATCGCGGGACGTGTCCGTCGCGGCGCCTGA
- a CDS encoding RraA family protein, with translation MRRIINPPGKGPDREIMAGFEDLLKIMSPSCVVADSQERSGVLRSDIRPLFEARFVGTALTVRLYPGDLVDCLDALSVAQKGNVIMVDAAGETETSIWGGLMAGLCLQKGVVGAVVDGAIRDTDEIKSLRFPIFSRAIVPRSTHSPYSKRLEPIEVNVPIQCATIMVSPGDVVLADEIGVVVVPQNEAADVLKRAQEQAAQEEATRQRIRQGKTVEELLAEFGRL, from the coding sequence ATGCGACGAATCATCAACCCGCCAGGCAAAGGGCCGGATCGCGAGATCATGGCCGGGTTTGAGGATCTCTTGAAGATCATGAGCCCGTCGTGTGTTGTAGCCGACTCGCAGGAACGAAGCGGCGTTCTGCGGAGCGACATCCGCCCGCTCTTTGAAGCCCGGTTCGTCGGGACCGCCCTGACGGTCCGTCTCTACCCCGGCGATTTGGTGGACTGTCTGGACGCCCTCTCCGTTGCCCAGAAAGGCAACGTCATTATGGTCGACGCGGCGGGAGAGACTGAGACTTCGATCTGGGGTGGATTGATGGCCGGCCTCTGCCTGCAGAAAGGGGTGGTGGGTGCGGTCGTCGATGGAGCGATTCGCGACACCGACGAGATCAAGAGCCTCAGGTTCCCGATCTTCAGCCGGGCGATTGTCCCGCGGTCGACGCACTCGCCGTATTCAAAGCGCCTGGAGCCGATCGAGGTCAATGTGCCCATTCAGTGCGCTACGATCATGGTCTCGCCGGGGGACGTCGTCCTGGCGGATGAAATCGGTGTCGTTGTTGTGCCCCAGAATGAGGCGGCCGATGTGCTGAAGCGTGCGCAGGAACAGGCTGCGCAAGAAGAAGCCACACGCCAGCGAATTCGCCAGGGAAAGACTGTCGAGGAACTGCTGGCCGAGTTCGGCAGGCTGTGA
- a CDS encoding cupin domain-containing protein — protein sequence MDFVIDVDVEAVAREHSDNKHIIRRDDLKMGLISVRPHNALSALTHDHEDQLHYALEGQGTIRMNDQEFELRPGNAVTIPPGVAHGVRNESDRPMRYLDTFIHWKK from the coding sequence ATGGACTTCGTCATCGACGTCGACGTCGAGGCCGTGGCCAGAGAGCACTCGGACAACAAGCACATCATCCGTCGCGACGATCTGAAGATGGGCCTGATCAGTGTCAGACCACACAATGCGCTTTCGGCTCTCACGCACGATCACGAGGACCAGCTGCACTACGCCCTCGAGGGGCAAGGCACGATTCGTATGAACGATCAGGAGTTCGAGCTGAGGCCCGGGAACGCCGTGACCATCCCTCCTGGCGTCGCCCACGGAGTGCGCAACGAAAGTGACAGACCCATGCGCTACCTGGACACCTTCATCCATTGGAAGAAGTGA